Proteins encoded together in one Impatiens glandulifera chromosome 1, dImpGla2.1, whole genome shotgun sequence window:
- the LOC124942418 gene encoding stemmadenine O-acetyltransferase-like → MAPLNVIILSNEFVRPSSPTNYPFKKYHLSMLDQLMPSFFVPTVLYYHHQFQTTSIAQLELISSRLRESLSQTLTMFYPFAGRLNRGDNSIDCNDMGVQYLEAKVDSMIMDVIECHETEMVDPLVPNLMGNGEEEDEIFAIQVNYFNCGGIAIGTYVPHKIADGVSFFSFMTSWAAISRQHDNTINILKPSFPSSSLFPRNEKHDYNPLSEVWKETLVTRRFVFDASKITSMRAKAKIDHDHPIITRVEVVSSFIWKYATVDKPGKQYIAFQVVNLRSRMVPPLSEHAIGNMAVLAYAYCSYEDSNDLTVMGRKMREGIQRIDDEYIKRIRGDEGYAVMMKNWMKIEEMSTTEDANIFRFSSWCRFPVYNVDFGMGKPVWASMGSSNLKNYAILLDSKCGDGIEAWVTMNEQDMARFQLAFVRANTSSST, encoded by the coding sequence ATGGCGCCATTGAATGTCATTATATTATCAAACGAATTTGTGAGGCCATCCTCTCCCACCAATTATCCTTTCAAAAAATATCACCTATCCATGCTGGATCAATTAATGCCTAGTTTCTTCGTCCCCACAGTTCTCTATTACCATCACCAGTTCCAAACCACATCCATCGCACAACTTGAACTCATCTCTTCCCGCCTTAGAGAATCGCTCTCCCAAACCCTGACCATGTTCTACCCTTTTGCAGGGCGGCTCAATAGAGGCGACAACTCGATTGACTGCAACGACATGGGCGTTCAATATTTGGAGGCAAAAGTCGATTCAATGATCATGGACGTGATCGAGTGCCACGAAACAGAAATGGTTGACCCGCTCGTACCCAACTTGATGGgaaatggtgaagaagaagatgagattTTCGCAATCCAAGTTAACTACTTTAACTGCGGAGGTATCGCAATTGGCACCTATGTCCCACATAAGATTGCAGACGGTGTCTCATTTTTCTCATTCATGACGTCGTGGGCTGCCATATCTCGCCAACACGATAACACGATTAATATCCTAAAGCCGAGCTTTCCCTCATCATCCCTCTTCCCGCGAAATGAGAAACACGACTACAATCCTCTATCAGAAGTCTGGAAAGAGACCCTTGTCACCCGGAGGTTTGTTTTTGATGCAAGTAAGATAACTTCAATGAGAGCAAAGGCAAAAATTGATCATGATCATCCTATTATCACCCGAGTGGAAGTAGTATCGTCTTTCATATGGAAGTACGCCACAGTGGATAAGCCTGGAAAACAATACATTGCATTTCAGGTTGTGAACCTCAGGAGTCGAATGGTGCCTCCATTGTCGGAGCATGCGATTGGGAATATGGCCGTGCTGGCATATGCATATTGCAGCTATGAAGACTCGAATGATTTAACAGTGATGGGAAGGAAGATGAGGGAAGGGATTCAGAGAATTGACGACGAGTACATAAAGCGTATTCGAGGGGATGAAGGGTATGCAGTGATGATGAAAAACTGGATGAAGATAGAGGAGATGTCAACAACCGAGGATGCCAATATCTTTAGATTCAGCAGTTGGTGCAGGTTTCCAGTTTATAATGTTGATTTTGGTATGGGGAAGCCTGTTTGGGCGAGCATGGGCAGTTCTAACCTGAAGAACTACGCTATTCTGCTGGATTCAAAATGCGGAGACGGAATAGAGGCGTGGGTTACTATGAATGAACAAGACATGGCTCGTTTTCAGCTTGCTTTTGTTAGAGCTAATACATCATCGTCAACGTAA